The following are from one region of the Desulfobacteraceae bacterium genome:
- a CDS encoding spermidine/putrescine ABC transporter substrate-binding protein — protein MRKLAIVTVLLLVLVGPMASAGLAAEEELRIFIWSEYMDEEQMPADFEKATGIKVRLDIYENNEEMVAKLLAGGVNQYDIIVPSDYIMPVLISQQLIQPLDHAKIPNLKNLKPIFRNTSYDPGNKWSVAWQWGTVGLMYRKDKVTPEDLQSWSILLDPAKHPGPFWLIDSVREMMGIPLLYLGYDFNSVDPKEVKEAADLLVATKKSKNCLGFKPGVGGKNDVVAGTAVAAIVYNGDAIQSVSEDPETLGFTIPKEGSEIWYDSMCIPAKAPNPDAAHKWINWILEPEIGAALSNYNQYATPNEAAMPFITPEDLKNPGIYPTPEIMATLHFTKDLGKDTRLIDEAWTRVKSH, from the coding sequence ATGCGCAAACTGGCGATTGTGACGGTGTTGCTGCTGGTGCTGGTGGGCCCGATGGCATCGGCCGGGCTGGCGGCGGAGGAGGAGTTGCGGATCTTCATCTGGTCGGAGTACATGGACGAGGAGCAGATGCCGGCGGATTTCGAGAAGGCCACCGGCATCAAGGTCCGGCTGGACATCTACGAGAACAACGAGGAAATGGTGGCCAAGCTGCTGGCCGGGGGCGTCAACCAGTACGACATCATCGTGCCCTCGGATTATATCATGCCGGTTTTGATCAGTCAGCAGCTGATCCAGCCCCTGGACCACGCCAAGATCCCCAACCTGAAAAACCTCAAGCCCATCTTCCGCAACACCAGCTACGATCCCGGCAACAAATGGTCCGTTGCCTGGCAGTGGGGCACGGTGGGGCTGATGTACCGCAAGGACAAGGTCACCCCCGAGGACCTGCAGTCGTGGTCGATTCTGCTGGACCCCGCCAAACATCCCGGCCCCTTCTGGCTGATCGACTCGGTGCGTGAAATGATGGGGATCCCGCTGCTCTACCTGGGCTACGATTTCAACAGCGTCGACCCCAAGGAGGTCAAGGAGGCCGCGGACCTTCTGGTCGCCACCAAAAAGTCCAAGAACTGCCTGGGCTTCAAGCCGGGCGTGGGCGGCAAGAACGACGTGGTCGCCGGCACCGCCGTGGCCGCCATCGTCTACAACGGCGACGCCATCCAGTCGGTTTCGGAAGACCCGGAAACGCTGGGCTTCACCATTCCCAAGGAGGGCAGCGAGATCTGGTACGATTCCATGTGCATCCCGGCCAAGGCGCCCAACCCCGACGCCGCCCACAAGTGGATCAACTGGATCCTGGAGCCCGAGATCGGCGCGGCGCTCTCCAACTACAACCAGTATGCCACCCCTAACGAGGCCGCCATGCCGTTCATCACCCCCGAAGACCTTAAAAACCCGGGGATCTACCCCACACCCGAAATCATGGCGACCCTGCATTTCACCAAAGACCTGGGCAAGGACACCCGGCTGATCGACGAGGCCTGGACCCGGGTCAAATCGCACTGA